The window TTAAAGAAAAACAAACTATTATGCAGCAAGCTAATAACCTGGGCAATGCCAATGTACCCAAAGCCTCAGGCAATCAGCATGCTGCTCAAATTGAAAAAGCCTACCATAACAGCTTTATTAGCGCCTATGGCAAGATCATGAAAATATCTGCCGGGTTAGGGTTTTTAGGCGCGCTGATGGCATTGGTATTTATCAGAAAAAAATGAGTGTATAATTCTGTAGTTAAAGATACGGGTGTACAAATGACAAAATGGATTACCCCGATACCTTTACGCTTCTTACCACCTTTTTGCTCATTACCTGTTCATAGTATTTACAAAACGATGTAAGGGGGCATATCTCGCATTTTGGCCGCCTGGCTATACAAATATAACGACCGTGCAATATTAGCCAATGGTGGGCTATCGCTATTGTATGGCGGGGCAGGTGCTTCATCAACTGTTTTTCAACAGCTAAGGGTGTGCGGGCATTACTGGTTAAGCCAATACGGTTTGCCACGCGGAATACGTGCGTATCCACAGCCATTGCGGGTATATCATAAATAACCGAAGCAATTACATTGGCAGTTTTGCGGCCAACGCCCGGCATTTTCTGTAACTCGTTCAGGTCGGATGGCACTTCGCCTTTAAATTCGCCTATCAGCATTTTGGCCATGCCAACCAGGTGCTTTGCTTTATTATTAGGATAGCTTACACTGCGGATATAGGTAAAAACCTCTTCAGGGGTAGCTAAAGCTAAACTTTCGGGATTGGGAAAGCGATCGAACAGGGCAGGGGTAACCTGGTTAATACGTTTATCAGTACATTGTGCAGATAATATAACTGCCACCAGTAATTCGTATGGGTTGGTGTAATTTAATTCGGTAACCGGGTTGGGCTGATGCTCGGAAAAATATTCAACAAACAGGCGATAGCGGTCTTGTTTAAGCATCAGCAAATATAATGAAAGTCATTATGCCCGGCATCATGTTGCTATGGCGCATAGAAAAGTCTTAAGTCAATGATATCGGATAGATAGAAAAGGTAAGCGCAAAATTGTATATGACTTAAGACTTTTTTGTCGGGCTAAAACTAACGAAGGCTTTTTGAGTAATTCAGGATATTGTCAATAGTTTGCTGTTCAGGTACTCTTTGCAGCAAATCCAGATCGGTACGGATAGCATGATAAAACACCATTTCATCCGGGTCCATTAACGCTATTTCATCTGATTCTTTCACGGCAGCCTGGTTATTAGTTACTTTTAAAGTTGTAGTAGAAGTTTCATCCATAAGTTTTGTTTTGTTCGGTTATTCTGTTCTGTTTGTATGATTATACAACGTAAGATACAAAGAGATATTTTGTTAAATGAAAATTAAATGAAATTATTTTAAGGGAAATAACAAGCAGGGTATCAATTTGTTGTTGTAATATCATATCAACGTGCAGCGGGTGCGTAAAATTGCCTTTAAGGAATTTTTATTTCGTAATAAAATATGATCTGGTTAATAGCAACTCAGGGATAGGCGGGCAAAAAAAATGCCCCAGACGGGGCATTTTCAACATATTACTTTTTGCAGGAAATCACTCCTGTTGAACTATTTATTAGTTTTTAAAACTTAATTCTTTGTTCTGCATCATTTTACGCAGGTTATTAAGCGCGTAACGCATGCGGCCAAGGGCGGTGTTTATACTAACCTGGGTAATATCGGCTATTTCTTTAAAGCTTAGATCGCCAAAGTGGCGCATAATTAATACTTCTTTCTGTTCTTCGGGCAAAAGATATATTAACGATTTAAGGTCTTTATAGGTTTGTTCGCGCACCAGGCGGTCTTCGGCGCTTTCATCATAATTACCCAATACTTCAAAAATGTCAAAATCATCGCCACCATTAACCAGTGGGGTGCGTTTCTCGCGGCGGAAATGGTCTATCACCAAATTATGCGCAATGCGGCTAACCCAGGGAAGAAACTTGCCTTCCTCGTTATATTTTCCGGCCTTAAGGGTATTAATTACTTTAATGAAGGTATCCTGGAAAATGTCCTCGGCCAGGGCCTCGTCTTTTACCAGCAGATAAATTGAAGTATATATTTTGGATTGATACCGCCTGATCAATTCTACCAAGCCACCTTCATCCCCGGCAATATACAGATGGATTAAATCCTGATCACTTTTCAATTGAAAATCCATAGAACTTGTGCTACTTTAAATTAAAGTTAAAAACTAAAATATGTCTCTTTTAAAGTAAAGTTCTAATCTATAAGGGGCTCCTTTTGTGTTTTACGTTACCAAATAAAATGATTAATCATTAAAAAAACAAATAATTTACATTTATTAACGTTTAAAGTTTTTTATTAAAAATCCACGTCAATTGATGTAGAATAAGCCATTTAATAATAATCGGCTGTTCACTTTATAAATATAAGGAATAAATTTTGGTATTCCATAATAATTAAACTATTTTTTTAGTTGTCAAGCTGGCAAGTATTTTCATTACAATCACCTGATAATTAAAACTAAAACAGGTTTGGAAAGTGCTAAATTTTTTAGGATTTTTGCATTTTGGAAGAAAGTTCATGGTCTGTAGCCCGTATACCATGGTTTCTCCCCGCTAACTATGGACTATGGTCCATCGACTATCGACCATCAAAAATGAATACAGAGACAGAAAAAGATCCACAACATCATATTATTATTAAAGGTGCCCGTGTCCACAACCTTAAAAATATGGATGTGGCCATACCCAAAAACAAACTGGTAGTTATCACCGGTATGTCGGGATCGGGTAAATCGTCATTGGCTTTTGATACGCTTTATGCCGAAGGACAGCGCCGCTATGTGGAAAGCCTTTCCAGCTATGCGCGCCAGTTTTTAGGCCGTATGAACAAGCCCGATGTAGATTATATAAAAGGTATTGCTCCTGCCATTGCTATCGAGCAAAAAGTAATTACATCGAATCCCCGTTCTACTGTTGGTACTTCAACCGAGATATATGATTACCTGAAGCTGCTCTTCTCGCGTATTGGAAAAACTATATCGCCGGTATCGGGCAAAATAGTAAAAAAGGATACCGTTACCGATGTGGTTAACTTCATTGCCTCGCAACCCGATGAAACCCAGATAACTATACTTTGCCCGCTTCACCCGCATAATAACCGTAGCCTGAAAGAGGAACTGGCAGTATTGCTGCAAAAAGGTTTTATCCGCGTGGAATACAACGGCACCCTGGCCCGTATTGAAAATATACTGGAAGATGAAAGCATAGTCAATTCAACTTTAGAAGAAGGCCATGCGCAAGTGAAAATAGTTGTTGACCGTATTGTAAAAAATAACGGAGACGAAACGTTAAGCCGTGCGGCAGATAGCGCGCAAACCGCTTTTTTTGAAGGGAAGGGCGATTGCTATGTACGCTACCAACTCCCCAATGCTGAGGCGGAAAATGAAATGTTTTTTTGCGACAGGTTTGAGTTGGACGGTATCCGTTTTGAAGAGCCGTCGGCCAATTTCTTCAGCTTTAACAACCCTTATGGCGCTTGTAAGCGTTGCGAAGGTTATGGCAAAATAATTGGTATTGACGAGGATCTGGTTATCCCTGATAAAAGTAAAAGCATATACGACGGCGCTATTGCCCCATGGCGTGGCGAAAAGATGCGCGAATGGAACGACAGGCTGATAAAGAATGCTTTAAAATTCGATTTTCCGATTCATCGCCAATATAACCAGTTGACGGAAGAGCAGCAGCGGTTACTATGGACAGGTAATCAATATTTTACGGGTTTAGATGCGTTTTTTAAGGAGCTGGAAGAGCAAACTTACAAAATACAATACCGGGTAATGCTGTCGCGCTATCGCGGTAAAACAACCTGCCCCGAGTGTAAAGGCAGCCGTTTGCGCCAGGACGCATCGTACGTAAAGATTGCCGGTAAAAGTATCACCGATATTGTGCTGATGGCCCTGGATAAGGCGCTTGACTTTTTCCAGCATCTTGAATTAAGCAAACATGATGAGAAAATTGGTAAGCGATTGCTCACCGAGATCAACAACCGCCTGATGTTTTTAAACGATGTTGGTTTAAGTTATTTAACATTGAACCGTTTATCCAATACCTTATCGGGGGGCGAATCGCAAAGGATAAACCTGGCTACCTCGTTAGGTAGTAGTTTGGTGGGGTCTGTTTACGTGCTGGATGAACCCAGTATAGGTTTGCACCCGCGTGATACCCAGCGGTTAATTACAGTCTTGAAATCTTTACGCGATGTTGGCAATACGGTGCTGGTAGTGGAACATGAAGAGGAGATTATGGAGGCTGCCGATTACCTGATAGATATTGGCCCGGCAGCAGGCACCCATGGCGGTGAACTTTGTTTTGCCGGCACCTATAAAGAAATTTTAAATGATGATAAAAGCCTTACCGGTAAATACCTGAGTGGTAAGGAGCAAATAGCTATTCCAGCCCAGCGCCGCAGGTGGAACGATTATATTGAACTGAAAGGCGCCCGCGAGAACAACCTGAAGCATGTAGATGTGAAATTTCCGCTACAGGCCTTAACGGTGGTTACGGGTGTATCCGGGTCGGGTAAAACCAGTTTGGTGAAACGTATTTTAGCACCGGCTTTGCAAAAAACACTGGGCAATTATACCGGCGAGCAAACCGGCAGTTATGATAGCATTGAAGGCGATTATAACAAAATTGAGCAGGTAGAGATGGTAGATCAAAACCCCATTGGCCGTTCATCGCGCAGTAACCCAGTTACTTATGTAAAAGCCTGGGACGAGATCCGTAACCTGTTTGCCGGGCAGCCGGCGGCAAAGGCTGCGGGCTTGAAGCCATCGGCATTCTCCTTTAACGTAGAAGGCGGTCGTTGCGATGTTTGCCAGGGCGAGGGTGAAGTAAAGATAGAGATGCAGTTTATGGCTGATATATTTTTGCCGTGCGAATCGTGCAACGGCAAGCGCTTTAAACAGCATGTGCTGGATGTGCAGTACCAGGAAAAAAATGTTGCAGATGTGTTAGGGATGACCATTGACGAAGCGCTGGAATTTTTCCGCAAAGAGCCTAAGATACTGAACAAGATAAAACCACTGGTTGATGTAGGTCTGGGATATGTACAATTAGGGCAGTCATCCAATACGCTTTCAGGTGGCGAGGCGCAACGTATTAAACTGGCTTCGTTCCTGGTAAAAGGCAATAACACCCATAAAACCTTGTTCATTTTTGATGAGCCAACCACAGGCCTGCATTTTGCAGATATAAAAAAGCTACTCAAATCATTCGACGCGCTGCTGGATAATGGCAACACCATTATTGTGATAGAACACAATATGGACGTAATTAAAAGCGCCGACTGGATCATAGACATCGGCCCTGAAGGGGGCGACAACGGCGGTAAAGTCATGTTTGAAGGTGTGCCTGAAGATATGATCAAACAAAAAGATAGTTATACGGGTAAGTTTTTGAAGGAAAGGTTTGGTCAGTAGTACTTACACCCGTCATTGCGAGGAGCGATAGCGACGTGGCAATCCCCGAGTTGTAGATCACCTCAGCATATCTGAGATTGCCACGCTACGCAATGACGTGCTTTATGCAGCGAATTGACTAAAAAAAACAAAGGCTGCATTGAATCGCTCAATGCAGCCTATCTAATAGGGGTAACTCGAAACTAAAACTTGCACGAAGTAAAACATCAAGTATGAAGATTTAGTGAAGTTTATATTTAACTGTTAAAAGTTAAGGTAAATGCGGTCCCTTTGCCCCGGTTCGATCGGATGTCGATACTGATATGGTGAAACGTAGCAATACTTTTTACTATGGCTAATCCCAAACCGAAACTCTCCATTTCGTCGCTTTCCAGTTTTTCAAAACGGTTAAATGCCTTCTCTATTTGCTCGGGTTCCATACCTACGCCGCTATCAATTATAGTTAATATGTATTTATCACCGGCCACCTGATCGGCTATTGTTAATGTTCCTTTGGGGTAATTGTATTTAACGGCGTTATTTATAATGTTAAATAACAGGGTATGCACCAGCGGCCTGTTCCCTGTTATGGTGTATTGGTATTTAATATTATTGTTAAGCACAATTTGCTTCGCTTCAAGGCGGTCTTCCAATTCCTCAATAATCTCGGTTAAAACATCAGTTATTTTTACGCTGTCACTTTTGTTGAACTGGTTATTTTCTACTTTAGATATCAGCAATAAACTATTAATGATAGACTTTAACCGGTTTAATGTTTTTAACGAGGCAAATAACTTATTTTCTGCTTCCTCACTTAAGTTTTCCTGTAGCATCAGGTTTTCCAGGCGCGAGCTGATGATAGATATCGGTGTCAGTAATTCATGCGAAACATTGGCAATAAATTGTTTTTCCAGCAAGAATAGGTCGGTTATTTTTTTCATCAGCGAACTGATGCTATCATCCAGTAAATTGAAATCCTGGGTAGATGTCTTTACCTTTTCGTAGTCGAAGTTAAGCGGGTCGTTAACTTTTATCAGCTTGCGGTCTATTATTTTATAAAACGGATTAAGCAGGTATTTGGTAAATATCAAATCGCTGGCAAGGGTAAGGGCAAGGGCAATAACCAATACTACCAGTGTAAACTTTTTAATAATGGTTTTCAGGTCTTCTACCGATTCGGTGCTTTCACCAATTTCGAGCAGGTAAGTTTTGTTCTTGAAATTAAACCGGGTGCTTAAAATGCGGTAAGTTTCGCTGTTATTATCTACCACTCTTTGCGCAGTACGATATTTAATAGCATTAGGTGGATTGGGCTCAAATACAATTGGTTTTATCAGTACATATTCCTGATTAAGAATATTATAGTCAGGCTGATTGATCAGGAAATTTTTGATCTCGTTTGATGACATCTGCCTGATCACCATATCCTTACTTTTCTGAAGCCTTACTTCGATATGATTAACCGAGAGTTTTTCAATAGCAAGTAGTGTAAACAAACCCGTAAACAGGATAACCGCTATTTTGGTAAGCGTGTTATAAAGGGCCAGTTTAAACTGTAATTTCATTAATGCTTTAAATATTTATACGGTAGCCAATGCTTCTTACAGTTTCAAACCAATCAACCAGGGCAAATTGCGATAGCTTTTTGCGCAGATTTTTCACATGCACATCCACAAAATTCGAGTCGGAATTGATCTCCAATACATCGCCCCAAACATGTTCTGTAAGGTTAGTGCGCGATATTACCCTGTTTTTGTTTAAAACCAGGTAGTTGAATATCTCGAACTCTTTTTTGGTAAGATTAATTCGTTCTTCATTATAATAAACCGTACGGTTTTGGATATTGATCCGAAAGCCTTTAATGTTTATTTCATTACTATCCAGCTTGTGCTTACGCCGTGTAATAGCATGTATACGGGCCAGTAGTTCATTCAGGCTAAAGGGTTTTGGCAGATAATCATCAGCACCCTCTTCCAGACCGTGTATGCGGTCATCTATAGCACCGCGGGCAGTTAAAATAATAACAGCATCCTCGCGGTTGGGCAGCTTTTTAAACACCTTCAGCAAGTCGAACCCGTCGCTGTCCGGCAAGCCCAGGTCAAGCAATATAAAGTCATAATTGTTTACAAAGATCTTTTCCTCGGCCGAACGGCGGGTACGGGCATGTTCAACCGTAAACCCCTCGCGACTTAAAAATTCGTCAATTTCCAGTGCAAGGCTTTTCTCGTCTTCAACAATTAATACATTCATAATTGGTGCAATTTACAAAAACAT of the Mucilaginibacter boryungensis genome contains:
- a CDS encoding sensor histidine kinase; its protein translation is MKLQFKLALYNTLTKIAVILFTGLFTLLAIEKLSVNHIEVRLQKSKDMVIRQMSSNEIKNFLINQPDYNILNQEYVLIKPIVFEPNPPNAIKYRTAQRVVDNNSETYRILSTRFNFKNKTYLLEIGESTESVEDLKTIIKKFTLVVLVIALALTLASDLIFTKYLLNPFYKIIDRKLIKVNDPLNFDYEKVKTSTQDFNLLDDSISSLMKKITDLFLLEKQFIANVSHELLTPISIISSRLENLMLQENLSEEAENKLFASLKTLNRLKSIINSLLLISKVENNQFNKSDSVKITDVLTEIIEELEDRLEAKQIVLNNNIKYQYTITGNRPLVHTLLFNIINNAVKYNYPKGTLTIADQVAGDKYILTIIDSGVGMEPEQIEKAFNRFEKLESDEMESFGLGLAIVKSIATFHHISIDIRSNRGKGTAFTLTFNS
- the uvrA gene encoding excinuclease ABC subunit UvrA, producing the protein MNTETEKDPQHHIIIKGARVHNLKNMDVAIPKNKLVVITGMSGSGKSSLAFDTLYAEGQRRYVESLSSYARQFLGRMNKPDVDYIKGIAPAIAIEQKVITSNPRSTVGTSTEIYDYLKLLFSRIGKTISPVSGKIVKKDTVTDVVNFIASQPDETQITILCPLHPHNNRSLKEELAVLLQKGFIRVEYNGTLARIENILEDESIVNSTLEEGHAQVKIVVDRIVKNNGDETLSRAADSAQTAFFEGKGDCYVRYQLPNAEAENEMFFCDRFELDGIRFEEPSANFFSFNNPYGACKRCEGYGKIIGIDEDLVIPDKSKSIYDGAIAPWRGEKMREWNDRLIKNALKFDFPIHRQYNQLTEEQQRLLWTGNQYFTGLDAFFKELEEQTYKIQYRVMLSRYRGKTTCPECKGSRLRQDASYVKIAGKSITDIVLMALDKALDFFQHLELSKHDEKIGKRLLTEINNRLMFLNDVGLSYLTLNRLSNTLSGGESQRINLATSLGSSLVGSVYVLDEPSIGLHPRDTQRLITVLKSLRDVGNTVLVVEHEEEIMEAADYLIDIGPAAGTHGGELCFAGTYKEILNDDKSLTGKYLSGKEQIAIPAQRRRWNDYIELKGARENNLKHVDVKFPLQALTVVTGVSGSGKTSLVKRILAPALQKTLGNYTGEQTGSYDSIEGDYNKIEQVEMVDQNPIGRSSRSNPVTYVKAWDEIRNLFAGQPAAKAAGLKPSAFSFNVEGGRCDVCQGEGEVKIEMQFMADIFLPCESCNGKRFKQHVLDVQYQEKNVADVLGMTIDEALEFFRKEPKILNKIKPLVDVGLGYVQLGQSSNTLSGGEAQRIKLASFLVKGNNTHKTLFIFDEPTTGLHFADIKKLLKSFDALLDNGNTIIVIEHNMDVIKSADWIIDIGPEGGDNGGKVMFEGVPEDMIKQKDSYTGKFLKERFGQ
- a CDS encoding response regulator transcription factor yields the protein MNVLIVEDEKSLALEIDEFLSREGFTVEHARTRRSAEEKIFVNNYDFILLDLGLPDSDGFDLLKVFKKLPNREDAVIILTARGAIDDRIHGLEEGADDYLPKPFSLNELLARIHAITRRKHKLDSNEINIKGFRINIQNRTVYYNEERINLTKKEFEIFNYLVLNKNRVISRTNLTEHVWGDVLEINSDSNFVDVHVKNLRKKLSQFALVDWFETVRSIGYRINI
- the nth gene encoding endonuclease III; amino-acid sequence: MLKQDRYRLFVEYFSEHQPNPVTELNYTNPYELLVAVILSAQCTDKRINQVTPALFDRFPNPESLALATPEEVFTYIRSVSYPNNKAKHLVGMAKMLIGEFKGEVPSDLNELQKMPGVGRKTANVIASVIYDIPAMAVDTHVFRVANRIGLTSNARTPLAVEKQLMKHLPRHTIAIAHHWLILHGRYICIARRPKCEICPLTSFCKYYEQVMSKKVVRSVKVSG
- a CDS encoding RNA polymerase sigma factor, which translates into the protein MDFQLKSDQDLIHLYIAGDEGGLVELIRRYQSKIYTSIYLLVKDEALAEDIFQDTFIKVINTLKAGKYNEEGKFLPWVSRIAHNLVIDHFRREKRTPLVNGGDDFDIFEVLGNYDESAEDRLVREQTYKDLKSLIYLLPEEQKEVLIMRHFGDLSFKEIADITQVSINTALGRMRYALNNLRKMMQNKELSFKN